Proteins encoded together in one Bradyrhizobium sp. PSBB068 window:
- a CDS encoding CoA transferase: MPFPRASQALSRFTVLDLTRVRSGPTCVRQLADWGANVIKIDALLEDGGGEQPGGPRGGSDFQNLHRNKRAMTLNLKDPKGLEVFKRLAEQADVVVENFRPDVKAKLGIDYESIRQINPKIVYGSISGFGQDGPYHKRPGFDQIAQGMGGLMSVTGAPGEGPMRVGIPVADLTAGLFCALGILTALLERDVSGEGQWVQTSLLQAQIFMLDFQAARWLMEKEVAKQAGNNHPTSIPTGVFKTSDGYINIATTGGRIWERCAQAIGAPDLITDPNYATAPARSKNRDALNARINALTEKKSTETWVQELNAAGVPCGPIYSIDQMFEDAQVKHLGMAQRVPNDENRDIQLVSQPVTLSRTPSKMVARPPEFGEQTEEVLAEFGFGSDEIAELRQRKVV, encoded by the coding sequence ATGCCCTTTCCCCGCGCATCCCAAGCCCTGTCCCGCTTCACCGTGCTGGATTTGACCCGGGTCCGGTCTGGGCCGACCTGCGTGCGCCAGCTCGCCGACTGGGGTGCCAACGTGATCAAGATCGATGCGCTGCTGGAGGACGGCGGCGGCGAGCAGCCGGGCGGCCCGCGCGGGGGATCGGACTTCCAGAACCTGCACCGAAACAAGCGGGCCATGACGCTGAACCTGAAGGACCCCAAAGGGCTCGAAGTGTTCAAGCGGCTGGCCGAGCAGGCTGACGTCGTCGTCGAGAACTTCCGGCCGGACGTCAAGGCCAAGCTCGGCATCGACTATGAGAGCATCCGCCAGATCAATCCGAAGATCGTCTATGGCAGCATCTCCGGATTCGGCCAGGACGGTCCCTATCACAAGCGCCCGGGCTTCGATCAGATCGCACAGGGCATGGGCGGCCTGATGTCGGTGACCGGCGCGCCCGGCGAAGGTCCGATGCGCGTCGGCATTCCCGTCGCCGACCTGACCGCGGGGCTGTTTTGCGCGCTCGGCATCCTCACCGCGCTGCTGGAACGTGACGTCTCCGGCGAAGGCCAGTGGGTGCAGACCTCGCTGCTGCAGGCGCAGATATTCATGCTGGATTTCCAGGCGGCGCGCTGGCTGATGGAGAAGGAAGTCGCCAAGCAGGCCGGCAACAACCATCCGACCTCGATCCCGACCGGCGTGTTCAAGACCTCCGACGGCTACATCAACATCGCCACGACAGGCGGACGGATCTGGGAACGGTGCGCCCAGGCGATCGGCGCGCCCGACCTGATCACCGACCCCAACTATGCGACTGCGCCGGCGCGCTCGAAGAACCGCGACGCGCTGAATGCGCGGATCAACGCGCTGACCGAGAAGAAATCGACCGAGACCTGGGTGCAGGAGCTGAATGCCGCCGGCGTGCCGTGCGGGCCGATCTACTCGATCGACCAGATGTTCGAGGATGCCCAGGTCAAGCATCTCGGCATGGCCCAGCGCGTGCCGAACGACGAGAACCGGGACATCCAGCTGGTCAGCCAGCCGGTGACGCTGTCGCGGACGCCGAGCAAGATGGTGGCGCGTCCACCGGAGTTCGGCGAGCAGACCGAGGAAGTGCTGGCCGAGTTCGGTTTCGGCAGTGACGAGATCGCCGAGCTACGTCAGCGCAAGGTCGTTTGA
- a CDS encoding tripartite tricarboxylate transporter TctB family protein has protein sequence MSNTDLEIVVDDPTAPEENSPTVVSTGFVDIVVSLLLLALALVLGWDNWRTGASWDSTGPQPGYFPFYLSVILGAASLYGLGAAFVSRREAVETFVTRAQLRRVMAVFAPTFLFCLATQYLGLYVASFLLIAGFMRVVGKIALWKSLLTAFIFTAAMFVTFDIAFDVIMPKGPLEAAFGY, from the coding sequence ATGTCCAACACCGATCTTGAGATCGTCGTCGACGATCCGACCGCGCCTGAAGAAAATTCGCCGACCGTCGTCTCGACCGGCTTCGTCGACATCGTCGTCTCGCTGCTGTTGCTTGCGCTCGCATTGGTGCTCGGCTGGGACAATTGGCGCACCGGCGCCTCGTGGGACTCGACCGGACCGCAGCCGGGCTATTTTCCGTTCTACCTCTCGGTGATCCTCGGCGCCGCCAGCCTCTATGGCCTGGGCGCCGCCTTCGTGTCGCGCCGGGAGGCTGTCGAGACCTTCGTCACCCGGGCGCAGCTTCGCCGGGTGATGGCGGTGTTCGCGCCGACATTCCTGTTCTGCCTCGCCACGCAATATCTCGGCCTCTATGTCGCGAGCTTCCTCCTGATCGCGGGCTTCATGCGCGTCGTCGGCAAGATCGCCCTGTGGAAGTCGTTGCTCACCGCCTTCATCTTCACCGCCGCGATGTTCGTGACCTTCGACATCGCATTCGATGTCATCATGCCGAAGGGGCCGCTCGAAGCGGCCTTCGGTTACTGA
- a CDS encoding enoyl-CoA hydratase/isomerase family protein yields MNAPVTSTEDLIYSVEDGIARITFNRPQARNALTFAMYEQMASICENINQDHSIKALILTGAGDKAFASGTDISQFRAFKTAQDALDYEARIDRVLGTLEQCRVPVIAAIAGACTGGGAGIAACCDIRIGTEATRIGFPIARTLGNCLSMSNISRLVSLIGPARTKDLIFKARLVEAPEALALGLLNEVVPDVETLQRRADETAKLVAGHAPITLEVTKEAVRRIRRTLSRDEGEDLILRAYMSEDFREGMDAFLNKRAPNFKGK; encoded by the coding sequence ATGAACGCGCCCGTCACTTCGACCGAAGACCTGATCTATTCCGTCGAGGACGGGATTGCGCGCATCACCTTCAACCGGCCGCAGGCGCGCAATGCGCTGACCTTTGCGATGTATGAGCAGATGGCCTCGATCTGCGAGAACATCAATCAGGATCACTCCATCAAGGCGCTGATCCTGACCGGCGCCGGCGACAAGGCGTTCGCCTCGGGCACCGACATCTCCCAGTTCCGCGCGTTCAAGACCGCGCAGGACGCGCTGGATTACGAGGCACGGATCGACCGCGTGCTGGGTACACTCGAACAGTGCCGCGTGCCTGTGATCGCCGCGATCGCCGGTGCCTGCACCGGCGGCGGCGCCGGGATCGCCGCCTGCTGCGACATCCGCATCGGCACCGAGGCGACCCGGATCGGCTTCCCGATCGCGCGCACGCTCGGCAACTGCCTCTCGATGTCCAACATCTCGCGGCTGGTGTCGCTGATCGGTCCGGCGCGGACCAAGGACCTGATCTTCAAGGCGCGCCTCGTCGAGGCGCCGGAAGCGCTGGCACTCGGGCTGTTGAATGAGGTCGTCCCCGATGTCGAGACCTTGCAGCGCCGCGCCGATGAGACCGCGAAGCTGGTCGCCGGCCATGCGCCGATCACGCTCGAGGTGACCAAGGAAGCGGTCCGCCGCATCCGCCGCACGCTGTCGCGCGACGAGGGCGAGGACCTGATCCTGCGCGCCTATATGAGCGAGGATTTCCGCGAGGGCATGGACGCCTTCCTCAACAAGCGTGCGCCCAACTTCAAGGGCAAGTAG
- a CDS encoding oligosaccharide flippase family protein: MAVKRGPSHLLGNSAWNATAFAVAVLLNLAILPFVILRLGLAAFGVAGLVTACVAPALMFSNALGLSTARELAQRLEPSDRDAARRFFATALALAVAGGSVIAALLAFAGAPLARLGFHLGGPAGDDLGLAFALAGAGWLCQCLFAVFQSLFTARQDYRRIAAISITGTVVTTMSMLLLIPHAPRASTFLGCQALGFATNLLMALAWSRLAINDWLARPTLDQGALRALVKLGGWQVAAQSGALFSGQADRYLLGVLLQPQFVGFYSVAQRLEEAVYIGVLKIGEILFPFFSTLQKEDDDRKVDLLLRSSWILNVLAASALGGLIPVAGALLYRWTGAEVAAEAQLVLVVLAISGILGSSANVFAYYLLSQGRSSYNALISLVTGFFTLATSAIALPIFGWQAAGWSSCVGMVAQVVITVLLLRRTFRLSGMWSRMLHFVLIPLGTGVAIALALRSQLGHVSFDHAPSWWYVVSLYGVSAAVIFVAAVAVSQLGPYRSVCWRDLRIIITRFLPFKAA; this comes from the coding sequence ATAGCGGTGAAGAGGGGTCCATCCCATCTGCTCGGTAACTCGGCATGGAATGCGACCGCGTTTGCGGTCGCGGTTCTGCTCAATCTGGCGATTCTCCCGTTCGTGATTCTCCGGCTCGGCCTTGCCGCGTTCGGCGTCGCGGGTTTGGTGACCGCCTGTGTCGCGCCGGCGCTGATGTTCAGCAATGCGCTTGGCCTCTCGACCGCGCGCGAACTCGCGCAACGGCTGGAGCCGTCCGATCGCGACGCGGCACGGCGGTTTTTCGCGACCGCCCTTGCGCTCGCCGTAGCCGGGGGCAGTGTGATCGCGGCATTGCTTGCCTTTGCCGGAGCGCCGCTCGCACGATTGGGATTTCACCTCGGAGGTCCGGCCGGTGACGACCTTGGGCTTGCCTTCGCGCTGGCCGGCGCCGGTTGGCTATGCCAGTGCCTGTTCGCGGTCTTCCAGTCGCTATTCACGGCACGTCAGGACTATCGGCGGATCGCGGCGATCAGCATCACCGGCACAGTGGTGACGACGATGTCGATGCTGCTGCTGATCCCCCACGCGCCGCGCGCCTCGACCTTTCTCGGCTGTCAGGCCCTGGGCTTTGCGACAAATCTGCTGATGGCTCTCGCTTGGTCGCGGCTCGCCATCAACGATTGGCTAGCACGGCCGACGCTCGATCAAGGCGCGCTGCGGGCATTGGTCAAGCTTGGCGGCTGGCAGGTCGCGGCACAAAGCGGCGCGCTGTTCTCAGGTCAGGCGGACCGCTATCTGCTCGGCGTGCTGCTGCAGCCGCAATTCGTCGGCTTTTACAGCGTCGCGCAGCGGCTGGAGGAGGCGGTCTATATCGGCGTGCTGAAGATCGGCGAGATCCTGTTCCCGTTCTTCAGCACGCTGCAGAAGGAGGATGACGACCGCAAGGTCGACCTCTTGCTGCGCTCGTCGTGGATTCTCAACGTCCTGGCCGCGAGCGCGCTGGGTGGTCTGATCCCGGTCGCCGGTGCGTTGCTGTATCGATGGACCGGCGCCGAAGTCGCCGCCGAGGCGCAGCTGGTGCTGGTGGTGCTTGCGATCAGCGGAATCTTGGGCTCGAGCGCCAACGTGTTCGCGTACTATCTGCTGTCGCAGGGCCGCTCCAGCTACAACGCGCTGATCTCGCTCGTCACGGGCTTTTTCACGCTGGCGACCAGCGCCATCGCATTGCCGATTTTCGGTTGGCAGGCGGCCGGCTGGAGCTCCTGTGTCGGCATGGTCGCCCAGGTGGTGATCACCGTGCTGCTGTTGCGGCGTACCTTCAGGCTTTCAGGGATGTGGTCGCGGATGCTGCATTTCGTCCTGATCCCGCTCGGGACCGGCGTCGCGATTGCGTTGGCGCTGCGCTCGCAGCTTGGCCATGTATCATTCGACCACGCGCCGTCATGGTGGTATGTGGTGTCGCTCTACGGCGTATCGGCGGCGGTGATCTTTGTCGCCGCCGTTGCCGTGTCGCAGCTGGGTCCCTATCGCTCCGTCTGCTGGCGGGATCTCCGCATCATCATCACCCGCTTCTTGCCGTTCAAGGCCGCCTAG
- a CDS encoding tripartite tricarboxylate transporter permease, which produces MEAFGLLLHGFAVLLTWKTLLLMMVGLVLGIFVGVLPGLGGPNGVAILLPLTFTMDPTSAIVMLSCIYWGALFGGAITSILFNIPGEAWSVATTFDGYPMAQQGRAAEALTAAFTSSFIGSLVAVLLITFLAPMISSFALKFGPPEFFAVYLLTFCSFVGLGREAKHKTVISMSLGLLLAGVGMDTVSGQLRMTFGSAELLRGINFLVAVIGLFGISEILLTMEERLALRGHAAGISLRVVLSVWKDLPKYWVTLLRSSVIGCWLGITPGGAIAASFMGYNLAKRFSKDQESFGKGRIEGVFAPETAAHASGTSALLPMLALGIPGSGTAAILLGGLMVWGLNPGPLLFVEHKDFVWGLIASMYLGNVVGLVLVLTTVPIFASILRVPFAAVAPMIVVSCAIGAYAIQNAMFDIWLMLGFGVVGYVFKKIGIPLAPFTLALVLGSRAEDAFRLSMIGSGGDMKVFWSNGLVGTITTLAILLLFWPVIDRAFAGVARLLRPAKA; this is translated from the coding sequence ATGGAAGCTTTCGGTCTCCTGCTGCACGGCTTCGCCGTCCTTTTGACGTGGAAGACGCTGCTGTTGATGATGGTCGGGCTCGTGCTCGGCATCTTCGTCGGCGTGCTACCCGGGCTCGGCGGCCCGAACGGCGTCGCGATCCTGCTGCCGTTGACCTTCACGATGGACCCGACGTCGGCGATCGTGATGCTGTCCTGCATCTACTGGGGTGCGCTGTTCGGCGGCGCCATCACCTCGATCCTGTTCAACATCCCCGGCGAAGCCTGGTCGGTTGCGACCACGTTCGACGGCTATCCGATGGCGCAGCAGGGCAGGGCGGCCGAAGCGCTCACCGCGGCGTTCACCTCCTCCTTCATCGGTTCGCTGGTCGCGGTGCTCTTGATCACCTTCCTGGCGCCGATGATCTCGTCGTTCGCACTGAAGTTCGGGCCGCCGGAATTCTTCGCGGTCTATCTCCTGACCTTCTGCTCGTTCGTCGGCCTCGGCCGCGAAGCCAAGCACAAGACGGTCATCTCGATGTCGCTCGGGCTGCTGCTCGCCGGTGTCGGCATGGATACGGTGTCCGGGCAATTGCGCATGACCTTCGGCTCGGCGGAGCTCTTGCGCGGCATCAACTTCCTCGTCGCCGTGATCGGCCTGTTCGGCATCAGCGAGATCCTGCTCACGATGGAGGAGCGCCTGGCGCTGCGTGGACACGCCGCCGGCATTTCCCTGCGCGTGGTGCTGTCGGTGTGGAAGGACCTGCCGAAATACTGGGTGACCCTGCTGCGCTCATCGGTGATCGGCTGCTGGCTCGGCATCACGCCGGGCGGTGCGATCGCGGCTTCCTTCATGGGCTATAATCTCGCCAAGCGCTTCTCCAAGGATCAGGAAAGCTTCGGCAAGGGCCGCATCGAAGGCGTGTTCGCGCCGGAGACCGCTGCGCACGCGTCCGGCACCTCCGCGCTGCTGCCGATGCTTGCGCTCGGCATTCCCGGCTCGGGCACGGCCGCGATCCTGCTCGGCGGCCTGATGGTGTGGGGCCTCAATCCCGGCCCGCTGCTGTTCGTCGAGCACAAGGATTTCGTCTGGGGCCTGATCGCCTCGATGTATCTCGGCAACGTCGTCGGCCTCGTGCTGGTGCTGACCACGGTGCCGATCTTCGCATCGATCCTCCGCGTGCCGTTCGCGGCGGTCGCCCCGATGATCGTGGTGTCCTGCGCGATCGGCGCCTACGCGATCCAGAATGCGATGTTCGACATCTGGCTGATGCTGGGCTTCGGCGTCGTCGGCTACGTCTTCAAGAAGATCGGCATCCCGCTGGCGCCGTTCACGCTTGCCTTGGTGCTCGGCAGCCGCGCCGAGGACGCGTTCCGGCTGTCGATGATCGGTTCCGGTGGCGACATGAAGGTGTTCTGGTCGAACGGCTTGGTCGGCACGATCACCACACTGGCGATCTTGCTGCTGTTCTGGCCGGTGATCGATCGGGCCTTCGCCGGCGTCGCGCGTCTGCTGCGGCCGGCAAAGGCCTAA
- a CDS encoding aminotransferase class V-fold PLP-dependent enzyme: MTVHTGRHFLQIPGPTNVPDRVLRAMDMPTMDHRGAEFAEIGFAVMSAMQRVFRTKQPVIIYPSSGTGAWEAAIVNTLQPGDKVLMCETGQFAVLWHGIADKFKLDVDFVPGDWRHGADLEQIEARLAADKAHKIKAVCVVHNETSTACVTYPLNVRKILDTLKHPALLMVDTISGLGSLEYEHDAWGIDVSIAGSQKGLMLPPGLGFNAVSEKALAVAKANPGMRSYWDWQEVININKAGTWPYTPATNLLFGLREAVKMLEEEGLENVFARHKRHSEATRAAIKVWGLETQCQEQGAHSPALTAVRVPDGHDADHFRKVVLDNFDMSLGTGLNKVKGKVFRIGHIGHFNDLMLMGTLSGVEMGLDLAKVPHRSGGVLAAMDVLKGRDAAQASKVA, encoded by the coding sequence ATGACCGTGCATACTGGAAGGCATTTTCTGCAGATTCCGGGACCGACCAACGTGCCGGACCGGGTGCTGCGGGCGATGGACATGCCGACCATGGATCACCGCGGTGCCGAATTCGCCGAGATCGGCTTTGCCGTGATGTCGGCGATGCAGCGTGTGTTCCGCACCAAGCAGCCCGTGATCATCTACCCCTCGTCGGGGACCGGCGCCTGGGAAGCCGCGATCGTCAACACCCTGCAGCCCGGCGACAAGGTACTGATGTGCGAGACCGGTCAGTTCGCGGTGCTGTGGCACGGCATCGCCGACAAGTTCAAACTCGACGTCGACTTCGTTCCGGGCGACTGGCGCCACGGCGCCGACCTCGAGCAGATTGAGGCGCGGCTCGCCGCCGACAAGGCGCACAAGATCAAGGCCGTCTGCGTGGTCCATAACGAGACCTCGACCGCCTGCGTCACCTATCCGCTCAACGTGCGCAAGATCCTCGACACCCTGAAGCACCCGGCGCTCTTGATGGTCGACACCATCTCCGGTCTCGGCTCGCTGGAATATGAGCATGATGCCTGGGGTATCGACGTCTCGATCGCCGGCTCGCAGAAGGGGCTGATGCTGCCGCCCGGCCTCGGTTTCAACGCCGTGTCGGAGAAGGCGCTCGCGGTGGCCAAGGCCAACCCGGGCATGCGCTCCTACTGGGATTGGCAGGAGGTCATCAACATCAACAAGGCCGGCACCTGGCCGTATACGCCCGCGACCAACCTGCTGTTCGGCCTGCGCGAGGCCGTGAAGATGCTGGAGGAGGAGGGGCTTGAGAACGTGTTCGCCCGCCACAAGCGCCACAGCGAAGCGACCCGCGCCGCGATCAAGGTCTGGGGCCTGGAGACGCAGTGCCAGGAGCAGGGCGCGCATTCGCCGGCGTTGACGGCAGTGCGGGTGCCTGACGGCCACGACGCCGACCATTTCCGCAAGGTCGTGCTGGATAATTTCGACATGTCGCTCGGCACCGGCCTCAACAAGGTCAAGGGCAAGGTGTTCCGGATCGGCCATATCGGTCACTTCAACGACCTGATGCTGATGGGCACGCTGTCGGGCGTCGAGATGGGTCTTGATCTCGCCAAGGTGCCGCATCGCAGCGGCGGTGTGCTGGCGGCGATGGACGTCCTCAAGGGACGCGACGCCGCGCAGGCGTCGAAAGTCGCTTGA
- a CDS encoding tripartite tricarboxylate transporter substrate binding protein: MGQIVKATAAIAALLLSTPAFAGWEPSKPVEIVVAAGAGGASDQMARMMQAAIQKNNLMKQPMVVSLKGGASGAEALMYMKSSEGDPNKVLIAYSLIYMLPLSAKIPFNWRDLTPVSVIALDQFVLWDNVSGPKTVKEFIDAAKAASAPFKMGGTGSKREDHVLTVFMEQKTGAKFSYLPYKSGGEAATQLVGGHTESNVNNPSENLEVWRAGQVRALCVFDKERISYKTKVTETQSWNDIPTCKEEGLDVQYLMLRAMFLPGKVSQEQQAFYVDLFQKVTQTAEYKDYMEKQALKPIFLTGKDMVEFLEDDDKQNATLMNAAGFVAK, translated from the coding sequence GTGGGACAGATTGTGAAAGCCACGGCTGCCATCGCGGCCTTGCTCTTGAGCACGCCGGCATTTGCCGGCTGGGAGCCGAGCAAGCCGGTCGAGATCGTGGTTGCGGCCGGCGCCGGCGGCGCCTCCGACCAGATGGCGCGTATGATGCAGGCGGCGATCCAGAAGAACAATCTGATGAAGCAGCCGATGGTGGTGTCGCTGAAGGGTGGCGCGTCGGGTGCGGAAGCGCTGATGTACATGAAGTCCAGCGAGGGCGATCCCAACAAGGTGCTGATCGCCTATTCGCTGATCTACATGCTGCCGCTGTCGGCCAAGATCCCCTTCAACTGGCGCGACCTCACGCCGGTGTCGGTGATCGCGCTCGACCAGTTCGTGCTGTGGGACAACGTCTCCGGTCCGAAGACCGTGAAGGAGTTCATCGATGCCGCGAAGGCGGCGAGCGCACCGTTCAAGATGGGCGGCACCGGCTCCAAGCGCGAGGACCACGTGCTGACCGTCTTCATGGAGCAGAAGACCGGCGCGAAGTTCTCCTACCTGCCGTACAAGTCTGGCGGCGAGGCCGCGACCCAGCTGGTCGGCGGCCACACCGAGTCCAACGTCAACAATCCCAGCGAGAACCTCGAAGTCTGGCGTGCCGGTCAGGTGCGTGCGCTCTGTGTGTTCGACAAGGAGCGCATCTCCTACAAGACCAAGGTCACCGAGACGCAATCCTGGAACGATATCCCGACCTGCAAGGAGGAAGGGCTCGACGTGCAGTATCTGATGCTGCGCGCGATGTTCCTGCCGGGCAAGGTGAGCCAGGAGCAGCAGGCATTCTATGTCGACCTGTTCCAGAAGGTGACGCAGACGGCGGAATACAAGGACTACATGGAGAAGCAGGCGTTGAAGCCGATCTTCCTCACCGGCAAGGACATGGTCGAGTTCCTCGAGGACGACGACAAGCAGAACGCCACGCTGATGAATGCAGCGGGCTTTGTCGCAAAATAG
- a CDS encoding S-methyl-5'-thioadenosine phosphorylase has translation MTKAVLGIIGGSGIYDLPGLENVREEAVASPWGEPSAPLRRGEMAGLPIVFLPRHGPGHALSPSDINYRANIDVLKRAGVTDLVALSACGSFKEELPPGTFVLVDQFVDRTHKRESSFFGKGCVAHVSMAHPVSPLLVKHLAAAAEAEAIAFARGGTYLCMEGPQFSSLAESLTYKAQGYSVIGMTNMPEAKLAREAEICYASVAMVTDFDCWHPAHDAVTVQDIIRVLNSNAEKAKALVARLARDFPREHEPCPIGSDRALDTALITAPAARDLHLLAKLDAVAGRVLGA, from the coding sequence ATGACCAAAGCCGTGTTGGGGATCATCGGCGGATCCGGCATCTACGATCTGCCGGGCCTGGAAAACGTCCGCGAGGAAGCGGTCGCAAGTCCCTGGGGCGAGCCGTCGGCGCCGCTGCGCCGCGGCGAGATGGCGGGGTTGCCGATCGTGTTCCTGCCGCGGCACGGTCCGGGTCACGCGCTGTCGCCGTCCGACATCAACTATCGCGCCAATATCGACGTGCTGAAGCGGGCAGGGGTCACCGACCTCGTCGCGCTGTCCGCCTGTGGCTCGTTCAAGGAGGAGCTGCCGCCGGGCACCTTCGTATTGGTCGATCAGTTCGTCGATCGCACCCACAAGCGCGAGAGCTCGTTCTTCGGCAAGGGCTGCGTCGCCCATGTCTCGATGGCGCATCCGGTGTCGCCGCTGCTGGTGAAGCATCTCGCGGCCGCCGCCGAAGCTGAAGCCATCGCGTTCGCACGCGGCGGCACCTACCTCTGCATGGAGGGGCCGCAATTCTCCTCACTCGCGGAAAGCCTGACCTACAAGGCGCAGGGCTATTCGGTGATCGGCATGACCAACATGCCCGAAGCCAAGCTCGCCCGCGAAGCCGAGATCTGCTACGCCAGCGTGGCGATGGTCACCGATTTCGACTGCTGGCATCCGGCGCATGATGCCGTGACCGTGCAGGATATCATCCGGGTGCTGAATTCGAACGCCGAGAAGGCCAAGGCGCTGGTCGCGCGGCTGGCGCGGGATTTCCCGCGCGAGCACGAGCCGTGTCCGATCGGGTCGGATCGCGCGCTCGATACCGCGCTGATCACGGCGCCCGCGGCGCGCGATCTGCATCTGCTCGCCAAGCTCGATGCAGTCGCCGGACGGGTGTTAGGCGCATGA
- the mtnA gene encoding S-methyl-5-thioribose-1-phosphate isomerase has product MKVDGRHFRSIWLEPDGWSVGAIDQRRLPHEFIVARLTTADEAGEAISSMLVRGAPLIGATAAYGMALAMRSDASDAALDHAGKMLAATRPTAINLRWAVDEMQRALAPLAASARVDAAYARARAIADEDVEINREIGRHGLGLIEAIAASKKPGEPVNVLTHCNAGWLATVDWGTATSPIYQAHDRGIPVHVWVDETRPRNQGASLTAWELGHHGVPHTVIPDNTGGHLMQHRMVDLAIVGTDRVAANGDVCNKIGTYLKALAAHDNGVPFYVALPSPTIDFRIDDGIKQIPIEQRAASEVTHLTGRTADGRIETVRVVPDGSSVANFGFDVTPARLVTGLITERGVLDANRAALASAFPERSS; this is encoded by the coding sequence ATGAAGGTCGACGGACGACATTTTCGCAGCATCTGGCTCGAGCCTGACGGCTGGTCGGTCGGCGCGATCGATCAACGCCGGCTGCCGCACGAATTCATCGTGGCCAGACTCACGACCGCTGATGAGGCCGGCGAGGCGATCAGCTCGATGCTGGTCCGCGGCGCACCGTTGATCGGCGCCACCGCAGCCTACGGCATGGCGCTCGCGATGCGATCAGATGCTTCCGACGCGGCGCTCGACCATGCCGGCAAGATGCTGGCCGCGACGCGGCCGACCGCGATCAATCTGAGATGGGCTGTTGACGAGATGCAGCGGGCGCTCGCGCCGCTCGCGGCGTCGGCCCGGGTGGACGCGGCCTACGCCCGCGCCCGCGCAATCGCCGACGAGGATGTCGAGATCAACCGCGAGATCGGCCGCCACGGGCTCGGCCTGATCGAGGCAATCGCCGCGTCCAAGAAGCCGGGCGAGCCGGTCAACGTCCTGACCCATTGCAACGCAGGCTGGCTTGCAACCGTCGATTGGGGAACGGCGACATCACCAATCTACCAGGCGCATGATCGCGGCATTCCGGTCCATGTCTGGGTCGACGAGACGCGCCCGCGCAATCAGGGCGCCTCGCTCACCGCCTGGGAGCTCGGTCATCACGGCGTGCCGCACACCGTGATCCCCGACAACACCGGCGGCCATCTGATGCAGCACCGCATGGTCGATCTGGCGATCGTCGGCACCGATCGCGTCGCCGCCAATGGCGACGTCTGCAACAAGATCGGGACCTATCTGAAGGCGCTGGCGGCACACGACAACGGCGTGCCGTTCTATGTCGCGCTGCCGTCGCCGACCATCGACTTTCGTATCGACGATGGCATCAAACAGATCCCGATCGAGCAGCGCGCGGCCAGCGAGGTAACACACCTAACCGGGCGCACGGCGGATGGACGGATCGAAACCGTGCGCGTGGTTCCGGATGGCTCCTCGGTCGCTAATTTCGGTTTCGACGTCACGCCGGCGCGGCTGGTGACGGGTCTGATCACCGAGCGCGGCGTCCTCGATGCGAATCGTGCTGCGCTTGCGAGCGCGTTTCCCGAACGGTCCAGTTAG